One genomic window of Sporosarcina ureae includes the following:
- a CDS encoding DUF84 family protein, giving the protein MEFIVGSENQAKKRAVVRMVERYMENSTVSSASVPSGVSAQPMSEEETRQGAINRSITAANNAFGIGLEGGVHMIGDTMYLCNWGALTTPEGKTFTAAGAQIPLPEELANEIRRGHELGDAVDTYFKKQNVRMSEGAMGMLTAQLVPRDALFEHIMQLLMGQLLYSTSLQS; this is encoded by the coding sequence ATGGAATTCATTGTTGGCTCTGAAAATCAGGCGAAAAAGCGTGCAGTGGTTCGGATGGTCGAACGCTATATGGAGAACAGCACCGTTTCTTCAGCGTCCGTTCCGTCTGGCGTTAGCGCACAGCCGATGAGTGAAGAAGAGACGCGGCAAGGGGCAATCAATCGTTCAATCACTGCGGCAAACAATGCTTTTGGTATAGGTTTAGAAGGCGGTGTCCATATGATTGGGGATACTATGTATCTCTGCAATTGGGGCGCCCTCACTACGCCTGAAGGCAAAACGTTTACTGCAGCAGGAGCGCAAATCCCTTTGCCGGAAGAATTGGCCAATGAAATTCGCCGTGGCCATGAACTAGGGGATGCGGTGGACACCTATTTTAAAAAGCAAAATGTTCGCATGTCAGAAGGGGCTATGGGGATGTTGACGGCACAACTTGTACCGAGGGATGCGTTATTTGAACATATTATGCAATTATTGATGGGCCAGCTCTTGTATAGCACGTCGCTACAGAGCTGA